Genomic DNA from Paenibacillus donghaensis:
GTCTCTGTGCCGACCAGGCTGGCTCCAAAGTCTCGGGCTAAGCGCAGGTGGGTACTGAACTCGCTCAGAGCTTGTGCTCTTGCCAGCGGATCCGTATTCACAATGTTGACATAACATCCAAGTACAGAAATATGGATACCTGCCTGCCGGAACGCTTGGCCGTAATAGGCGGCGGTCCCCGGACTTATAGCTGCGAGAGAATGAACGCTTTGCGGAAACGACTTCTTCAGCGCAAACTGGATATGCGGCAATTGATAATGCTGAAGCTTACCGATCAGTTCAGTAAGTGGAATCTGTCCAAAATCATGGGCGCGGATTCCTAAATGAAGCGGGATGGTCATGGGAATCGATCCTCTCTAGAAGGGCTGCTTGTAAGGTTCCAGTTTGTTCCAGTCAAAGGTTACGCCTGTACCGGATTCCTCCGGCGCAACAGCCAATCCGGTCGCTGGTTCAATAACAAGTGGGCGAGTAGTATACTGGTCAATCGGGAAACTGTGCATTTCCAGGTAACCGGCATTCGGCATGGCAGCCAGGAGGCTAACATGCAGCTCTTGCATCCCGTGTGTGGACACTGAAAGATTGTAGGCCTGGGTCAGATGGGCTACTTTTAGCCAGCCTGTAATTCCGCCAATGTTGGAGGCATCCGGCTGCGGGAAGTCAACATGTCCATATTGCAGCATATGCTTGAACTCAACCAATGTCCGCAGGTTCTCGCCGCCTGCGACAGCGATCCCGGATTCCTCTGCAATGCGCGCATAACCGGCATAATCCTCCGGAATCGTGGGTTCTTCCAGGAAGAGAATATCGTATTTCAGGAATTCCCGGCCGGCTTTAATGGCTTTCTCCACGCTCCAGCTCATGTTGGCATCTACCATAAAGGCAACATCCGGACCGATCAAATCGCGTACTGAGGCAACTCTTTCAATATCTTCAGCGAGTGTTTTTTGTCCAAGCTTTATTTTGACGGCTCTAAGCCCCATGTCCAAATATTTCTGGTTGTTCTGCAGCAGCTTCTCCAATGGGAAATTCAAATCAATAGCTCCGCCGTAGCATTTAACCTGATTGCTCGCACCACCGAGCAGCTTGTAGAGCGGTTCATCCGCTTTGCGTGCGCGCAGGTCCCAGAGGGCAATGTCACAGGCGGCAATAGCGAAGCTTGCCAGACCGCCGCGTGCTACATAATGAATGCCCCAGTTCATCTGTTCCCAGATGCTCTCTACACAGCTGGCATCTTTGCCGACCAGAATCCGGGTGAGCTCATTGGCAATCAGGGAGCAAATAGCTTTGCCGCCAAAACCGCCTGTATAGGTGTAGCCTACGCCTTCACGTCCGTCATCTGTCCGGATGATTACAATCGGAACCTCGAAATGAGTATGCAGGCCGTGCTTGGCATCCTCCATGATTTCCGGAAGCGGGATACGGTAGTACTCGGTAATGACTTCTTTGATGATCGACATATGCATTCACTCCTATAGTTTAGTGGTATAGGCAGAACTTAAGCTGAATTCGACAACTTGGCTTGAGAAGTCTAACCTAGGGGTTGGTGAGCAACATGGACTGTAGTTCAGACAATCCGGCAGATTGTTCAATAGCCTGTGCCACAAGTCTGGCGATTTCTCGGGCACCCTCGCCGGAGAAATGGGTATTATCTTCAACACCGGCCGGATAGTTGGGATGAGCGCCTTCAGGCAAATGCATGAATATAGCTTTGGAGCCTTCAACACCCAGATCCTGACACAGCAATTGAGAGGCTGCGAAGATATCCAGCAGCGGTGTCTGCGTAGCTGCAGCAACCTCCCTCATGGCCGCCGGATAAGCTCCTACGGCATTGGGGTCGAGGGTTCCATCTTCCAGATAGCGGCGGCGGCTGACAGAGGTTAGCAGCACAGGAGTTCCACCAAGCCGGCGTGCTGATGTTATGAACTCATGCAAGTTGTCGCGGTATTCTGTATCAGGATCGGTGTAGCGGGAGGGGTCTTCCTTCTTCTCGTCGTTGTGTCCAAATTGAAGGAACAGATAATCTCCGTGCTTGAATTCTTTGAGAATGGCCGCCATACGGCCTTCGGCAACAAAGGATCTGGTGCTTCGTCCGTTGATTGCACAATTGTTCACTTCAAGAGAAGTTCCGAAGTAACCTTGCAGGAATTCTCCCCAGCCCGTCATTGGTTTCTCGGTGGCCCCTTTAATGGCTGCTGTAGAATCACCGGCGATAAAAAGTGTAGGTTTCATTGAGTACCCTTCCTTGACATAATGGCGAATCCGCTATAAATGCACACGTTAACAATTATGTCTGTTATTATTACTTAATTTTTGTTTATTTCCTGCTTGGACACAGCTGATTCAATTAATATCAGATAACAAATGTGTAGCATAATATTCATTTTTAATTAAAAATATAGATATAAAATGGTTGAATTTGCAACGGATTCATATGAGTTCAACATTATTGTTAACGTTATCATTTTAGTTCCTTGCCTATTCAAAGTCAAGAATTATGTGCAATACACTCATGAATAAGGTTGATAGCTTCGACTGTCTCTTCATTGACATGTATTATCTGCTATCATACACCAACTGGCATATACTCTGTGTTGATTATGGGAGTTGTGACTGCAATTAGTCTGTTTGATATCCCCTTGAAGCTGCAGCCTAGAGCATTGCGCTTCCGGATCGATCTGTTTGCTGAGAATCGCCCCAGGTTGCCCCGTGCTTCTGTGCACCCGGATGGTCCTCATCCTAATTGGATCGCTCCACCTTAACCAGGTAACTCTCCCACCCGAACTTAATGTAACCAACTCCCTAGCGGATCGTATAGCCGCTATTTCCTCATTTCTGCGATATTTTTATGTCTTGCGGACCGCATAGCCGTTATTTAGTCAAAACAGGCTCTAAACGGAGGTGATTCACTTGAATAAGGGCATCTGAGTCCGTTAAACGGGCAAAACACGCTTTTTACAGTAAATAGGGGCTGCTGAGTCCGCAAGACAGGAGCCAAAGTGAAAATTGGTTACTGGACTAGCCTGCTGCTGGAAAGATCACACAGGCTTGAGAGCACTCAGATCATCATCGGCCAATCCCAGCGTTCCTGGCTTGCGCAAATGGCTACGCGGTGATGTGACTTAAAAGGAAAAATTTATAAACAATGATATTAATTTAAAAAAATAGGACCAAATGCCCACTAAAAAATTCTCTTGAAGTGTTAGTATCTACTCGAGATGAAGCCTTATTTTCTCAAAGAAATGAATTCCATTGATTAGTGCATTCGGTGCGGGTTGTTTTTCCTATGTCTACAGGGTGGGGAGAGACACCGCGGATTGAAAATTTATAAAGCGCTTACAATACAGTGTATAGAGGAGAGCTAAATCATGTGGAATAAGATCATTATCATTGATGATGACGTTGATACTCGCAACCTGGTGGTTGAATACTTGTCCAAGCATGGATTAGAAGCCGTTAGTTACTCTTACAGCAGCCAAACGTCCGTTGCCTTCATTCATGCCTATGATCCTGATCTTATTATTCTTGATGTGTCCATAACCAATGTAACCGGCCTGAGGATATGTACGGAGCTGCGCAAATATAGTGATAAACCTGTACTTTTCACAAGTCAACACATGGAGGATGGCCTAAGGATTGAGGCTTTAAACTGCGGAGGGGATGAGTATGTATCCAAACCGTTCAGCTATGATGTGTTGCTTGCCCGGATCAAAGCGCATATTCGCCGATATAAAAGAGCTTTCCCCGTCAATCAGCGTCATTTGTTACTCTACCCAGGCCTGCAAATCGATCCTTCCACCCACTCTGTTACGGCCTATGGCAAGGGAGTTTCCTTATCTTCCAAGGAGTTTCAGATCCTGGTTACCCTGGCCAAGAATCCGAATCGCGTGTTCCACACGGAAACCTTATATGATCTTATTTGGAGGGACATTAAGGAAGGGGATCTACGGACCGTTATGGTACATATCTACAACTTGCGGCAAAAAATCGAGAAAAAACCAAGTAAACCCGTCTATATCCATACCGTCAGAGGCGTCGGCTATAAATTTAACGGTTCGGTATCCCTGGCAGAGGAATCAATTGACTATCACCTGTAATAATCAATACTTATTTTTTTTCGAAATAACCGATTACTTTAACTAAACTTTAAAATCAGTTGATAAGATTGATTTGTAATGCAAACGATTGCATCTCTTATGCTCATTAAAGGTATAGGAAGCATGTAACTAGATGTACACTACTTCGTTACAGGAGGATAAGCTAATGGTCAAAAAGAGTTGCAAAGGGTTCTTAAGCTTAGTATTGCTCTTCTCTATGCTGTGGAGTATTGCAGCATCGCCTGCAGTCCAAGCAGAATCGGCTGCAGTAGCGCCCGCCGCCACAACAGAAACTAATGACGCACAGCAACAGCAGGAAGGCAGCATCTTCAGTTGGGATAATGCAAACGTTTACTTCGTAATGACTGACCGCTTCAATAACGGCAACACCAGCAATGACGGGGCATACGGAAGACCGAAAACAGATGCATGGGGTTCAGACGTGGGTACTTTCCACGGCGGGGATATTAAGGGCTTGACTAAGAAGATTGAAGAGGGTTATTTCACGGAACTGGGTACGAACGCAATCTGGATCACTGCACCTTGGGAACAAATGCACGGCTGGGTAGGCGGGAAAGACGGTGATTTCGCTCACTATGGCTACCACGGATATTATGGGCTTGATTTCACTGAGATGGACAAAAGCATGGGAACCATTGAAGAGATGCGTGAGTTCGTTGATCTCGCTCACTCCAAAGGTATCCGTGTAGTACTTGATGTAGTTATGAACCATGTGGCTTATCCGACTCTTGTAGACATGGAAGAGTACGGATACGGTGACCATGGCGGACTATCCGGCAGCTGGATTCCGAATAAAAGCCTGGGCCAGAATTGGCATACACACAATAACATTATGAACACTGCTAATACTAGTGCCTGGGCAACTTGGTGGGGGAACAGTTGGATCCGCGCGAATAACATTGCAGGCTACGACCAATGTGGCGGCAGTGATACCACGCTTTGCGTAGGTTACTTGCCGGATATCAAGACAGAAGCCACAAGTGGCACAACTTTGCCGCCCATTCTGAAAACGAAGTTTAGTAAAGAGACTAGCGGTTACGATAACTGGATTGTACCTGCTGCGAAGCAATACCGCAAAGACTTGAACGTCGCTCCAGCAGCCTACATGAATAAGTGGCTGTCCTCATGGGTTGAAGAATTCGGAATTGACGGTTTTCGTATCGACACTGCGAAGCATGTAACCGTGGACAAATGGAAGGATCTCAAAACAAGTGCAAACAGTGCTCTTGCGAAATGGAGACAGAACAACCCGACGAAGCCTGGAGCAAGTTGGAAGGATAGCTTCTGGATGACAGGCGAAGTATGGGGTAAGGGTCTTGGCAGAGACAGTAATTATTTCAATAATGGATTCGATTCCTTGATTAACTTTACGTTCCAAGGGGCGAATATGAATGATCTGGAAAGTACATTCTCACGTTATGCGGCTGAGTTTAACAATGAACTTCCTAACTACAACATGATCAGCTATATCTCTTCACACGATAAGGGATTATACAACCGTGCTAACCTAATTCAAGCAGGCACAGCACTACTGCTTCTTCCAGGTGCCGTGCAGACCTTTTATGGTGATGAGACTGCAAGGCCGTTCGGAGCGACGGGTTCTGATCCAGATCAAGGCGCACGTTCGCAGATGAACTGGTCCGGCATCAACCCATCCGTTCTGTCACATTGGCAGAAGCTTGGGAAGTTCAGAAACAATCATATTGCTATAGGTGCAGGAATCCATAAGAAAATGGCAGACAGCCCGTATACATTCTCCCGTACTTATGATCAAGGCGATATTCTGGATAAAGTTGTCGTTGCTACTGGAGCTTCGGGTACTGTAGACGTCAACGTATCTGGCGTATTTCCTGATGGGACTACTGTGCGTGATGCCTATACGCAGAACGAAGTGGTGGTAAGCAGCGGCAAGGCAAGATTCACGGCTGGAACTAACGGCGTTATTCTGATTGAGAACGTTGGAGTTAACAAGAGATTTCCGATTCTTACTGCTTCTCCTGCAGGTGGTAAATTTAAAACCGAAACAACGATCGTTACACTATCGGTCAACAATGCTGAGAGTGGCAAGTACACACTGGATGGCAGCGATCCAATTAACGGAGTGGCATTTACCAATGGAACAACGATCACAATTGGCGCAGATATGGCTATTAATGATTCAAAAACGTTGAAAATGTATGCGGCGAATGAGAACGGTGAAGGAACGGGGTCCTACACCTTTACGAAGGGTGATCCTAATGCCAAGCTGCAAATTTACTTGAAGAAGCCTAGCGGCTGGGGAACTCCGAGTTTATATTTCTATGATACAGCGCCGAAGGACAACGACCCGACATGGGCTACAGCTCCAGCAATGGAGAGCGCAGGCGGCGAGTGGTACGTATACAGCTTCGACAAGGCTGAACAAGCGACAATTATCTTCAAAGACAACACTGGTAAGCAGGTGCCAGCACAGAACCAGGCTGGTTTCACCAGAGCAACAACAGGCTGGTACGACGGAACTGCATGGCATGATACGGATCCGCGTGTCGTAACTAAACCAACGGCTCCATCGAATCTAATAGCATCTGCGACAACGGATAGGACGGTATCCTTGACCTGGACTGCGTCGACGGACAGTGCTGGAATCGCTGGATACGACGTATATCGCAACAATATTAAGGTAGGCTCGTCTACAGCAGCAACTTACTTGGATACTGGCTTAACTGGAGAAACTACGTATACCTACAAAGTGATTGCCAGAAGCCAATCGGGTGGAACATCTGATCCAAGTAACGAATTGAGCGTAAAGACGCAACCACTGGGTACTGACAACAGCGTTACTGTTTACTACAAAAAAGGCTTCACGACTCCTTATATCCACTACCGTACTGAGGGCGGCACTTGGTCAGCTGTTCCAGGTGTGAAGATGGCAGAGTCTGACATTCCCGGATACGCTGTATACACGATTGACCTGGGAACCGGAACAGCAACACGGGTCGAAGCCGCATTCAACAATGGCAGCGGACAATGGGATAACAACAATCAGAAGAATTACTTCTTCAACAAAGGCGATAATACGTATAGCGCCGGTACGGTAACTGCCGGTAAACCGGGAGTTCCGTTACCAGGAAACAAGGTGACTGTGTACTACAAAGAGGGCTGGACCAACGTAAATATTCATTATCGTGCTGAGGGCGGCACCTGGACATCTACTCCAGGAGTGAGAATGGAAAATGATTCGTTAAACTCAGGTTATAAAAAAATGATTATTGATATTGGGACAGCTAACCGCCTGGAAGCTTGCTTCAACAATGGCAGCAATGTTTGGGATAGTAATGGTCAGAAGAACTACTTCTTCAATGTAGGCGACAATATTTACATTCCTGGCAATAATGGTTCTGCAGGACAAGTGAAAATCGGGGAAAAGCCGGCAGGGAACGATACGGTTTCTCCCTCAGTCCCAGCTAACCTTGCTGGCAATCTCAGTACGGGCACTCCTAAGACAGTTACCCTGACTTGGGGCGCTTCTACTGACAATATTGGCGTCGTAAGCTATGAAATTAGTCGGAAGGCCGGCACAAGCACGGAGACATTTACAATGAATGCTACAACATTCATCGACAGCACGGTAATTGAGGGCACGGCTTACAAGTATCAAGTTCGCGCCCGTGATGCCGCAGGCAATTTCTCTGGGCTTAGCAATGAAGTAACGGTTGAAGTGCCGGGTACTCTCGATACAATCGCACCTTCCCAGCCAACGAATGTAATAGGGACGGCAACTTCTTCCTCTGTTGCTCTTCAATGGACAGCTTCAACGGATAATATTGGTGTAGCAGGCTATGATATCTATCGCAATGATGCTAAAGTAGGCACTTCTACCACAACTAGCTTCACGGACACCGGTTTGACTGAAAAAACATCGTATAATTATACGGTTAAAGCTTTCGATGCTGTTAACAATTACTCGGCAGTTAGCGATGAAATAAGAGTTGAAACATTAATGGGAACGATCATCGTACCAGGTGGAAACAAACCCTATTCCACTAACCCGACGTTGGGCAAGCGGGTGTCTGCTCCAATACCGATCGATGGAGTTAATAACGGTGAATGGACAGATGAAATGTTGATTGCCATCGATATGGCTGGTGATGATCCGCGTACGCTAGGCAGCAACTGGGCACTCCATGAGTCGCCGATGGATCTTAGCCATCTGTGGGCTGCATGGGACAGTGAGTACATCTATCTGGCTTGGCAGTATGTAGATGTAACAGATATTGTAGACCCTGCTAATGCTGGTTCTGCAGGAGGGACACCAATCCGCTCCATGGATATGCCGCAAACGATCGGAATCGAGACGATTTCCGGCGCTGGTGCAACACATGATATGTGGAAGAAGAACGGAAACCAAGCGGTTTGGGGTGGGTTGGATCTTCCTGATTACCAATTTAACATCGCCTCGAATATGTTCCACTCCGGGTACATCTCCAGAGCTGTTAACGGTTTATTCCCTGTTGACGACAACGGTGTGAACTATAAGACAGGTGCAGCTGCGGGTATTACTGTGAAATTTGCTAAAGGTAAAGGTTATTCAACCCTATGGGGTGTGAAGGATGCCGATGATGTGAACGATCCGGGCAAACTGGTGGATTTTATCACATTGGGTCACGATCCAAATCGCGATACTTTCTATGAAGCAAAAATTCCACTGAGCGCCATCGGAAATCCTGATATTGAGAATGCAGGTATCGGTGTAATGCTCCACCAAGGTGAGTTCTCGTCGGTCGATACCCTTCCTAATGATCCAGCGACTTCCAACACTCCGGGAGTATCCGATTCCAACTCTCCTAAAGAGTGGGGCGATATCGACTTACTGACTGTTCCTTTCGCTCGTATCGGTAGATAATTGCAGCATTAACAGACGATTATAGACTCCCCTCACATGAGGTCGGATTTATTGCCAAAGTTTAACTGGACGCTTGAATTGCGGAGTGAATAACTAAAGAAACGGCAGAGATGCCGTTTCTTTAGTTCATTCAGGTAACCTAAATCCACCCATCCTACAGGGGATGAAAAAAAAGCTGGGAATAAGAACATATGTTTGCTAAAATAAACAGAGGAGGTGTTGAATCTGATTATTAGCGCAAGCAGAAGAACGGATATTCCGGCTTTTTTTGGTGAATGGTTTATGACCAGAATCCGGGAGGGCTATTTCTATAGAATGAACCCGTTTAATCGCAACCAGGTTACAGAGGTGAGTCTGAAGCCTGAGGATGTGGATGCGATTGTGTTCTGGACTAAGAATCCCAAGCCTTTTGTGAAGTATCTGGATGAGTTGGATCGACGGGGTTATCGTTATTATTTTCAATATACTCTGAATGATTATCCTTCAGTATTTGAGCCGAATGTTCCGAAATTGTCTTCCAGAATAGACAGCTTCAAGCAGCTTAGTGAACGGTTAGGTCCGCAACGGGTGATCTGGCGTTATGATCCAATTATGGTCAGCTCCATTACTCCGATTGAATACCATCTTGATAAGATACAAGCTATCTCGAATGAACTTAAAGGTTATTCCTCGCGTTTGATCATTAGTTTTTTGGACTTTTACGGCAAGGTTAGGAACAGATTGAAAGCGCTGGAATCGGAACATCAACTATCGTTTACGGACATAGCTGATCCTGAATATGCTGCAGAGTTAGATCAATTATTAGTGGGAATAAGGAATATATCTATCCATAATCAGCTCGAGGTATTATCCTGTGCCGAGAAGCTAAACCTTGAGCAATATAATATAGGGCATGGGGCTTGTATAGATTCGAGACTGTTATTTGAGTTATTTAACTTGGAGACAATCCAGGGTAAGGATAAGAATCAACGTGCAGAATGTCTGTGTGCAGGCTCGGCAGATATGGGAGTGTATAATACCTGTAGGTATAATTGCACTTATTGCTATGCGGTTCAAAGTGAAAAAGCGGTAAGCAATGCCTTGGAGCATCATTTTATAGACAGTCCTTCCTTGATAGATAGATATAATCATCACAATTAATTACTGCGAATCATGCAGAATGATCTTTACAGAAAGCGAGAGTGAGCAATACAAACATAAGGAGGATGGCAGATTGGGAGGAATTCTACAGAGTCAAATGGATGGCCTGATGGCAGCCATTCCTGGCGGAGCCATAGAGTTGAGGGACGACCGGACAGAGGCGCAATGGAAGGTTAATCTTAAACCGTTTCTGCTTGCCCGTTACCCGGTCACCAAGGAGCTATATGCTGCGGTTACAGGGGGAACTCCAAGTACATCTAACGCTGATCGTAAGCCGGTAGTGAGTGTTTCTTGGCAGGATGCGGTGCTTTTCTGTAATAGGCTGTCTGGGCACTTAGGCCTGAACGAATACTATACGATAAGTGATAATGGAGCGAGTGTCCTCTGTAATGTGGAATCCGACGGCTATCGGCTGCCTTCAGAAGCGGAATGGCAGTACGCATGTAAGGCGGGAACTACAGGGTATCGATACGGCGAGCTTGATCAGATTGCCTGGTATGATGAGAATTCGGCTGGCACTGCCCATGAGGTAGGTCACAAGCAACCTAACGCATGGGGGCTGCATGATATGTTGGGCAATGTTTGGGAATGGTGCTGGGACCTATACGATCCGAAGGTATATGGCTCCTACCGCGTGTTCCGTGGTGGCAGCTGGGCGGAAGAAGCCAGAGGGTGTGGAGCTACGTGCCGCCGCCGCAGCCACCCGACGTTTCGTATTGATGACCTTGGTTTTCGTCTGGCCCGAACTGTAGCTCAGTGATTCAGCTTCGCAGTAGCTTAGGCCAGATTTACATGCTCAGCTGCACCTTGCAGTCAGTACCGTTAAGGGGCATAACCGGATGATTTTTGACAAATTACGTGGAACAAGGGCATAAGAAGGGGAATGTAGTAATCAGAATCGAACATCCTGCTTCTTAGTCGTTTAGGGTCTGCTGATTCCGAGCTTGAACAGGCTGTTTGTATAAAAAATTCCAAGAGAATATGCATTGAATTGTTTATCGTCCATACGCTATGATTGTCCATGATATCAGTGATAATGATTATCAACGATAACGGACATAGGGGTGGAGAGACAGATGGCAAGATGGGGTCGATGGTCGGTTGGAGCAGCCTTGCTGCTGACGATGGTATTAGGGCTTGCAGCATGTGGTGGAAATAGCGGGAGTTCTGCGGAAACGGCAGGAGCTGGCAACACGGGAAAAGGCCAGACTAATGCAGCACCTGAGAGCACAGCGGGAAATACTCAGGGAGAGAATGCCACCCGTACCGTTGTAGATGAATTCGGAGAGGTTGTTGTTCCGGCCCATCCACAGCGCGTGGCAGCGATATATTTGGAGGATTATCTTACTGCGCTGGGGGTTACGCCTGTTGTGCAATGGTATCATCCAAACTGGGGAAAGCAGGATTACTTGAAGCTTACTGCGCCACAGTTCGATATCACGGGCAGTCTGGAGCAATTGCTGGACATTAATCCCGATCTGATTATTGTGGATGGGGCAGTGGATGCCGCCCAATATGAACTGTATAGCAAAATTGCCCCTACCTACCGGTTAAAAGAGGAAATTCTGCAGGATTCTACGGCAATACTGCGGGCGGTGGCA
This window encodes:
- a CDS encoding response regulator transcription factor — protein: MWNKIIIIDDDVDTRNLVVEYLSKHGLEAVSYSYSSQTSVAFIHAYDPDLIILDVSITNVTGLRICTELRKYSDKPVLFTSQHMEDGLRIEALNCGGDEYVSKPFSYDVLLARIKAHIRRYKRAFPVNQRHLLLYPGLQIDPSTHSVTAYGKGVSLSSKEFQILVTLAKNPNRVFHTETLYDLIWRDIKEGDLRTVMVHIYNLRQKIEKKPSKPVYIHTVRGVGYKFNGSVSLAEESIDYHL
- a CDS encoding rhamnogalacturonan acetylesterase, giving the protein MKPTLFIAGDSTAAIKGATEKPMTGWGEFLQGYFGTSLEVNNCAINGRSTRSFVAEGRMAAILKEFKHGDYLFLQFGHNDEKKEDPSRYTDPDTEYRDNLHEFITSARRLGGTPVLLTSVSRRRYLEDGTLDPNAVGAYPAAMREVAAATQTPLLDIFAASQLLCQDLGVEGSKAIFMHLPEGAHPNYPAGVEDNTHFSGEGAREIARLVAQAIEQSAGLSELQSMLLTNP
- a CDS encoding ABC transporter substrate-binding protein, with the translated sequence MARWGRWSVGAALLLTMVLGLAACGGNSGSSAETAGAGNTGKGQTNAAPESTAGNTQGENATRTVVDEFGEVVVPAHPQRVAAIYLEDYLTALGVTPVVQWYHPNWGKQDYLKLTAPQFDITGSLEQLLDINPDLIIVDGAVDAAQYELYSKIAPTYRLKEEILQDSTAILRAVADVMNMPEQAEAVLAEYEQKVAEGKAKLEQAVGKEKVAVLRLNVADKSIALFGVKNRLTGLIYSQFGLEPVPMAAEMSEFQVLLSEEVVPDLEAEHIIVFPANGTWEDPENQQALKQLEGPLWKNIPAIQNGKVYKIERSHWQSGAITANSMKLDDLLKSMVK
- a CDS encoding formylglycine-generating enzyme family protein codes for the protein MDGLMAAIPGGAIELRDDRTEAQWKVNLKPFLLARYPVTKELYAAVTGGTPSTSNADRKPVVSVSWQDAVLFCNRLSGHLGLNEYYTISDNGASVLCNVESDGYRLPSEAEWQYACKAGTTGYRYGELDQIAWYDENSAGTAHEVGHKQPNAWGLHDMLGNVWEWCWDLYDPKVYGSYRVFRGGSWAEEARGCGATCRRRSHPTFRIDDLGFRLARTVAQ
- a CDS encoding carbohydrate binding domain-containing protein gives rise to the protein MLFSMLWSIAASPAVQAESAAVAPAATTETNDAQQQQEGSIFSWDNANVYFVMTDRFNNGNTSNDGAYGRPKTDAWGSDVGTFHGGDIKGLTKKIEEGYFTELGTNAIWITAPWEQMHGWVGGKDGDFAHYGYHGYYGLDFTEMDKSMGTIEEMREFVDLAHSKGIRVVLDVVMNHVAYPTLVDMEEYGYGDHGGLSGSWIPNKSLGQNWHTHNNIMNTANTSAWATWWGNSWIRANNIAGYDQCGGSDTTLCVGYLPDIKTEATSGTTLPPILKTKFSKETSGYDNWIVPAAKQYRKDLNVAPAAYMNKWLSSWVEEFGIDGFRIDTAKHVTVDKWKDLKTSANSALAKWRQNNPTKPGASWKDSFWMTGEVWGKGLGRDSNYFNNGFDSLINFTFQGANMNDLESTFSRYAAEFNNELPNYNMISYISSHDKGLYNRANLIQAGTALLLLPGAVQTFYGDETARPFGATGSDPDQGARSQMNWSGINPSVLSHWQKLGKFRNNHIAIGAGIHKKMADSPYTFSRTYDQGDILDKVVVATGASGTVDVNVSGVFPDGTTVRDAYTQNEVVVSSGKARFTAGTNGVILIENVGVNKRFPILTASPAGGKFKTETTIVTLSVNNAESGKYTLDGSDPINGVAFTNGTTITIGADMAINDSKTLKMYAANENGEGTGSYTFTKGDPNAKLQIYLKKPSGWGTPSLYFYDTAPKDNDPTWATAPAMESAGGEWYVYSFDKAEQATIIFKDNTGKQVPAQNQAGFTRATTGWYDGTAWHDTDPRVVTKPTAPSNLIASATTDRTVSLTWTASTDSAGIAGYDVYRNNIKVGSSTAATYLDTGLTGETTYTYKVIARSQSGGTSDPSNELSVKTQPLGTDNSVTVYYKKGFTTPYIHYRTEGGTWSAVPGVKMAESDIPGYAVYTIDLGTGTATRVEAAFNNGSGQWDNNNQKNYFFNKGDNTYSAGTVTAGKPGVPLPGNKVTVYYKEGWTNVNIHYRAEGGTWTSTPGVRMENDSLNSGYKKMIIDIGTANRLEACFNNGSNVWDSNGQKNYFFNVGDNIYIPGNNGSAGQVKIGEKPAGNDTVSPSVPANLAGNLSTGTPKTVTLTWGASTDNIGVVSYEISRKAGTSTETFTMNATTFIDSTVIEGTAYKYQVRARDAAGNFSGLSNEVTVEVPGTLDTIAPSQPTNVIGTATSSSVALQWTASTDNIGVAGYDIYRNDAKVGTSTTTSFTDTGLTEKTSYNYTVKAFDAVNNYSAVSDEIRVETLMGTIIVPGGNKPYSTNPTLGKRVSAPIPIDGVNNGEWTDEMLIAIDMAGDDPRTLGSNWALHESPMDLSHLWAAWDSEYIYLAWQYVDVTDIVDPANAGSAGGTPIRSMDMPQTIGIETISGAGATHDMWKKNGNQAVWGGLDLPDYQFNIASNMFHSGYISRAVNGLFPVDDNGVNYKTGAAAGITVKFAKGKGYSTLWGVKDADDVNDPGKLVDFITLGHDPNRDTFYEAKIPLSAIGNPDIENAGIGVMLHQGEFSSVDTLPNDPATSNTPGVSDSNSPKEWGDIDLLTVPFARIGR
- a CDS encoding DUF1848 domain-containing protein; amino-acid sequence: MNLIISASRRTDIPAFFGEWFMTRIREGYFYRMNPFNRNQVTEVSLKPEDVDAIVFWTKNPKPFVKYLDELDRRGYRYYFQYTLNDYPSVFEPNVPKLSSRIDSFKQLSERLGPQRVIWRYDPIMVSSITPIEYHLDKIQAISNELKGYSSRLIISFLDFYGKVRNRLKALESEHQLSFTDIADPEYAAELDQLLVGIRNISIHNQLEVLSCAEKLNLEQYNIGHGACIDSRLLFELFNLETIQGKDKNQRAECLCAGSADMGVYNTCRYNCTYCYAVQSEKAVSNALEHHFIDSPSLIDRYNHHN
- a CDS encoding mandelate racemase/muconate lactonizing enzyme family protein; the encoded protein is MSIIKEVITEYYRIPLPEIMEDAKHGLHTHFEVPIVIIRTDDGREGVGYTYTGGFGGKAICSLIANELTRILVGKDASCVESIWEQMNWGIHYVARGGLASFAIAACDIALWDLRARKADEPLYKLLGGASNQVKCYGGAIDLNFPLEKLLQNNQKYLDMGLRAVKIKLGQKTLAEDIERVASVRDLIGPDVAFMVDANMSWSVEKAIKAGREFLKYDILFLEEPTIPEDYAGYARIAEESGIAVAGGENLRTLVEFKHMLQYGHVDFPQPDASNIGGITGWLKVAHLTQAYNLSVSTHGMQELHVSLLAAMPNAGYLEMHSFPIDQYTTRPLVIEPATGLAVAPEESGTGVTFDWNKLEPYKQPF